A genomic stretch from Edaphobacter aggregans includes:
- a CDS encoding DUF4239 domain-containing protein → MLDTGQNVVLAILFVGAALLFRWFLERLWPTVRRRAHNDIIGWQLGILGTTYAVILGFMLYTVWTNFGLAELNADNEANAIVNVYRLADGLPAQQREQLRHAARSYVDVVLEKDWPAMAQNNNESLESSQINQQLWQILMSVKAAEPTELTAEDHALYELSAVAEHRRIRLLQSTSRLPSILWWVLVFGGIVTIVSCCMFGAANTWLHGIQVFAFSLLVALVLLAIADIDRPFQGSVHVRDAAFRRAQQAMN, encoded by the coding sequence ATGCTGGACACAGGACAGAACGTCGTTCTCGCTATCCTCTTCGTGGGAGCCGCTCTTCTTTTCAGGTGGTTTCTCGAGCGGCTTTGGCCCACAGTCAGGCGCCGGGCGCACAACGACATCATTGGCTGGCAACTCGGCATTCTCGGCACCACCTATGCGGTGATCCTTGGGTTCATGCTCTACACCGTCTGGACAAACTTCGGACTGGCCGAATTGAACGCCGACAATGAGGCTAATGCGATCGTGAATGTCTACCGGTTGGCGGATGGTCTGCCGGCACAGCAACGGGAACAGCTCCGGCATGCAGCTCGCAGCTACGTCGATGTGGTTCTCGAAAAAGATTGGCCAGCGATGGCGCAAAACAACAACGAGTCCCTGGAGAGCAGTCAGATCAACCAGCAGCTCTGGCAGATACTTATGTCTGTGAAGGCAGCCGAGCCCACGGAACTCACCGCCGAAGACCATGCACTCTACGAGCTAAGTGCAGTGGCGGAGCATCGTCGCATCCGTCTGCTCCAGAGCACGTCTCGTCTCCCCTCTATCCTGTGGTGGGTTCTCGTCTTCGGAGGCATCGTCACCATCGTCTCCTGCTGCATGTTCGGCGCAGCGAATACGTGGCTACACGGGATTCAGGTGTTCGCCTTCTCATTGTTAGTAGCACTTGTATTGCTGGCCATCGCCGACATCGACCGCCCCTTCCAGGGTTCAGTGCACGTCCGTGACGCCGCTTTCCGCCGAGCTCAACAGGCTATGAACTAG
- a CDS encoding ROK family protein, whose translation MKVLIIDIGGTHVKVASSDKRVPIKIVSGPTMTAEQMAQQVLAATEGWKYDCVSIGYPGPVVHDRPLAEPHNLAPGWIDFPYQKTFGKPIRFINDAAMQALGGYAGGRMLFLGVGTGLGSAMVFDGIVIPLELAHLPYKKRRTYEEYIGLAGLELRGKKRWRKSVLDVIARLQAAFICDYVLLGGGNAKFMTNLPPHVIVGANVNAIEGGIRLWQDPNELKILVNPGKELPAKYPHKIGSISSPQSKE comes from the coding sequence ATGAAGGTTCTGATCATCGATATCGGTGGCACCCACGTTAAGGTCGCCTCGAGCGACAAGCGCGTCCCTATTAAGATCGTCTCCGGCCCCACCATGACGGCCGAGCAGATGGCACAGCAAGTCCTCGCGGCTACGGAAGGCTGGAAGTATGACTGCGTCTCGATCGGCTACCCTGGTCCTGTAGTCCACGACCGTCCGCTTGCCGAGCCGCACAATCTCGCGCCCGGATGGATCGACTTCCCCTACCAGAAGACCTTCGGCAAGCCTATCCGATTCATCAACGACGCCGCTATGCAGGCGCTCGGAGGCTATGCGGGAGGACGCATGCTCTTTCTCGGAGTTGGCACCGGGCTTGGTTCTGCCATGGTCTTCGATGGAATTGTCATCCCGCTCGAACTCGCGCACCTGCCTTACAAGAAACGTCGTACCTATGAGGAGTACATCGGGCTCGCCGGACTTGAGTTGCGTGGCAAGAAACGCTGGCGCAAATCCGTGCTCGATGTCATCGCCCGCCTTCAGGCAGCGTTCATCTGCGACTACGTTTTGCTGGGTGGCGGTAATGCCAAGTTCATGACGAATCTTCCCCCACACGTCATCGTAGGCGCGAACGTCAATGCCATTGAAGGCGGCATCCGGCTTTGGCAGGATCCTAACGAGTTGAAGATCCTTGTAAATCCAGGAAAGGAGCTACCTGCAAAGTATCCGCATAAAATCGGGAGTATCAGTTCTCCGCAAAGCAAAGAATGA
- the rpoC gene encoding DNA-directed RNA polymerase subunit beta' — protein MFRSSPFELTGPIADFDAIKIQLASPEKIRSWSHGEVTKPETINYRTFKPERDGLFCARIFGPITDWECLCGKYKRMKHRGVICDKCGVEVTLSKVRRERLGHIELASPCSHVWFFKGLPSRIGHLLDISLRELEAVLYFESYVVVDPGDAPVKEREVIKDETKFRELDQQYRPSGFKAMMGAEAIKELLKRVEVTELAIELRERMKSESSLQKKLKYSKRLKIVEAFRKSDNLPQWMILDVIPVIPPELRPLVPLDGGRFATSDLNDLYRRVINRNNRLKKLMDLHAPEVIVRNEKRMLQEAVDALFDNGRRGRVLRGANNRPLKSLSDTLKGKQGRFRQNLLGKRVDYSGRSVIVVGPELKLHQCGLPKKMALELFKPFIYHRLEQTGHCTTIKQAKEMVELQEPIVWDILEEVIKDHPVLLNRAPTLHRLGIQAFEPVLVEGKAIKIHPLVCTAFNADFDGDQMAVHIPLSPEAQIEASVLMLASHNILSPASGQPITVPTQDLVLGLYYLTKAKVNAKGEGRVFANIEEVFMALEAKQVETLTPIRLRYTGPVLDMTTAYDDQDLTHTEPVEFNKQYINTTVGRAILNDALPEGMPYVNGLLKKKGIGQLVNYCYLNLGLETTVKTLDKIKDLGFRYATRSGLSVGLDDMVIPESKYSVVSDAEKQVLAMQQQYLDGAITNGERSNKVIQMWSGVTERVADEMFNNMKRADKEGAMNPIYIMADSGARGSKQQIRQLSGMRGLMAKPSGEIIETPITANFREGLTVLQYFISTHGARKGLADTALKTADSGYLTRRLVDVAQDVIISQNDCGTVEGIYVTPIIEAGEIIEPLRDRIIGRVSLEKLKDYEGKTIVEVNQEIDEDLASAIQAAGIEKVKIRSVLTCESKRGVCILCYGRNLGSGKMVEMGEAVGVIAAQSIGEPGTQLTMRTFHIGGTASRVSDASHIEAKNAGTVRFINLVTVRSKTGDLVAMNRNGSIAIVDEKGREKERYAIVYGAKLKVEEGATVALGDKLGEWDPYTFSLLTEIAGTVQFKDLQEGVTLNEEIDEVTGLSRLVVADSPDEKRQPTIIIKSAQGNKRYLMPSRAHLMVADGDELFPGDILAKIPRETTRTKDITGGLPRVVELFEARKPRDPAIISKIDGVVRFGEVSKGQRKVYVTADNGQEEEYSVPRGVYVNVQEGERLRAGDALIDGPRNPHDILEVLGERALQQYLVNEIQEVYRLQGVTISDKHIETIVRQMLRWVKIEDVGDTSFLVDQQTDRFRFNAENQRVLMTGGRPAIGRSLLLGITKASLSTDSFISAASFQETTRVLTEASINGSIDTLRGLKENVIVGRLIPAGTGMEYYRNVQLSPELEEAAAQVQQEVTAAIEAEERELEQMRMEGEQEELAAE, from the coding sequence ATGTTCCGCTCCAGCCCCTTCGAACTAACCGGTCCCATCGCCGACTTCGACGCGATCAAGATCCAGCTTGCCAGCCCGGAGAAGATCCGCAGCTGGTCGCATGGTGAGGTCACCAAGCCCGAGACCATCAACTACCGCACCTTCAAGCCCGAGCGCGACGGTCTCTTCTGCGCTCGCATCTTCGGACCCATCACCGACTGGGAGTGCCTCTGCGGTAAGTACAAGCGCATGAAGCACCGCGGAGTGATCTGCGACAAGTGCGGCGTCGAGGTTACACTCTCGAAGGTTCGCCGCGAGCGCCTTGGCCACATCGAGCTCGCCAGCCCCTGCTCACACGTCTGGTTCTTCAAGGGCCTGCCGTCGCGTATCGGCCACCTGCTCGACATCAGCCTGCGTGAGCTCGAGGCTGTTCTCTATTTCGAGTCCTACGTCGTTGTCGATCCAGGCGACGCTCCAGTGAAGGAGCGCGAGGTCATCAAGGACGAGACCAAGTTCCGCGAACTCGACCAGCAGTATCGCCCCTCTGGCTTCAAGGCTATGATGGGCGCTGAGGCGATCAAGGAATTGCTCAAGCGCGTTGAAGTCACAGAGCTTGCCATTGAGCTGCGTGAGCGCATGAAGAGCGAGTCATCGCTGCAGAAGAAGCTCAAGTATTCGAAGCGCCTCAAGATCGTCGAGGCCTTCCGCAAGTCCGACAACCTGCCGCAGTGGATGATCCTCGACGTGATCCCCGTGATCCCGCCTGAGCTTCGCCCGCTCGTGCCGTTGGACGGTGGACGTTTCGCCACGTCGGATCTTAACGATCTCTATCGCCGTGTGATCAACCGTAACAACCGTCTCAAGAAGCTGATGGACCTGCACGCACCCGAGGTCATCGTCCGCAACGAGAAGCGCATGTTGCAGGAGGCCGTCGATGCTCTGTTCGACAACGGCCGCCGTGGTCGCGTGCTGCGTGGCGCGAACAACCGTCCGCTGAAGTCGCTCTCGGATACGCTGAAGGGCAAGCAAGGCCGCTTCCGTCAGAACCTGCTCGGCAAGCGCGTCGACTACTCCGGCCGTTCGGTCATCGTGGTCGGCCCGGAGCTGAAGCTGCACCAGTGCGGTCTTCCCAAGAAGATGGCGCTCGAGCTCTTCAAGCCGTTCATCTATCACCGTCTCGAGCAGACCGGACACTGCACCACCATCAAGCAAGCCAAGGAGATGGTTGAGCTGCAGGAACCCATCGTCTGGGACATCCTCGAAGAGGTCATCAAGGATCACCCGGTCCTGTTGAACCGCGCCCCGACGTTGCATCGTCTCGGCATCCAGGCCTTCGAGCCCGTGCTTGTGGAAGGTAAGGCGATCAAGATTCATCCGCTCGTCTGCACCGCCTTCAACGCGGACTTCGACGGCGACCAGATGGCAGTGCACATTCCGCTCTCGCCTGAGGCGCAGATCGAAGCCAGCGTGCTGATGCTCGCTTCGCACAACATCCTCTCGCCCGCCAGCGGTCAGCCGATCACGGTGCCGACGCAGGATCTCGTGCTCGGTCTCTACTACCTCACCAAGGCGAAGGTTAACGCCAAGGGAGAGGGCCGCGTCTTCGCCAATATCGAAGAGGTCTTCATGGCTCTCGAAGCGAAGCAGGTTGAGACGCTGACTCCGATCCGTCTGCGCTACACCGGGCCTGTCCTCGACATGACCACGGCGTACGACGATCAGGATCTCACTCACACTGAGCCAGTCGAGTTCAACAAGCAGTACATCAACACGACTGTCGGTCGCGCCATTCTCAACGATGCGCTCCCCGAGGGCATGCCTTACGTCAACGGCCTGCTCAAGAAGAAGGGAATCGGCCAGCTGGTCAACTACTGCTACCTGAACCTCGGTCTCGAGACCACCGTCAAGACGCTGGACAAGATCAAGGACCTCGGCTTCCGTTACGCGACGCGTTCTGGTCTGTCTGTCGGCCTTGATGACATGGTCATTCCCGAGAGCAAGTACTCGGTTGTCAGCGACGCCGAGAAGCAGGTTCTTGCGATGCAGCAACAGTATCTCGACGGCGCTATCACCAACGGTGAGCGTTCGAACAAGGTTATCCAGATGTGGTCTGGTGTGACTGAGCGCGTCGCCGACGAGATGTTCAACAACATGAAGCGCGCCGACAAGGAAGGAGCCATGAACCCGATCTACATCATGGCCGACTCCGGTGCTCGTGGTTCCAAACAGCAGATCCGTCAGCTCTCCGGTATGCGTGGTTTGATGGCGAAGCCCTCGGGCGAAATCATCGAGACCCCCATCACGGCGAACTTCCGCGAAGGTCTGACCGTGTTGCAGTACTTCATCTCGACGCACGGCGCACGTAAGGGTCTTGCCGATACCGCACTCAAGACCGCGGACTCGGGCTACCTGACCCGTCGCCTCGTCGACGTGGCACAGGATGTCATCATCTCGCAGAACGATTGCGGCACTGTTGAAGGCATCTACGTCACCCCGATCATCGAGGCCGGCGAGATCATCGAGCCGTTGCGCGACCGCATCATTGGCCGCGTCTCGCTCGAGAAGCTGAAGGACTACGAAGGCAAGACGATCGTCGAAGTCAATCAGGAGATCGACGAGGATCTGGCCAGCGCAATCCAGGCTGCCGGTATCGAGAAGGTGAAGATCCGCTCGGTGCTCACCTGCGAGTCCAAGCGCGGCGTCTGCATCCTTTGCTACGGCCGTAACCTCGGTTCGGGCAAGATGGTTGAGATGGGCGAAGCCGTCGGCGTCATCGCGGCGCAGTCCATCGGCGAGCCTGGCACGCAGCTCACTATGCGTACCTTCCACATCGGCGGTACGGCATCGCGTGTCTCGGACGCCTCGCACATCGAGGCCAAAAACGCTGGCACCGTGCGCTTCATCAATCTCGTCACCGTCCGCTCGAAGACCGGCGACCTGGTTGCCATGAACCGCAACGGCTCCATTGCCATCGTTGATGAGAAGGGCCGCGAGAAAGAGCGTTACGCGATTGTCTACGGCGCCAAGCTCAAGGTCGAAGAGGGCGCAACCGTTGCTCTCGGCGACAAGCTCGGCGAGTGGGATCCGTACACGTTCTCGCTGCTCACTGAGATCGCCGGAACCGTCCAGTTCAAGGACCTGCAGGAAGGCGTCACCCTCAACGAAGAGATCGACGAAGTCACCGGCCTCAGCCGTTTGGTCGTCGCCGACTCTCCCGATGAGAAGCGCCAACCCACGATCATTATCAAGTCGGCGCAGGGCAACAAGCGTTACCTGATGCCAAGCCGCGCTCACCTTATGGTGGCCGATGGTGACGAGCTCTTCCCCGGCGACATCCTTGCGAAGATTCCACGTGAAACTACGCGTACCAAGGACATCACGGGCGGTCTCCCGCGCGTGGTCGAGTTGTTCGAGGCTCGCAAGCCGCGCGACCCGGCAATCATCAGCAAGATCGATGGTGTCGTTCGCTTCGGCGAAGTCTCCAAGGGGCAGCGCAAGGTCTACGTCACGGCCGACAACGGTCAGGAAGAGGAGTACAGCGTTCCCCGTGGTGTCTACGTCAACGTGCAGGAAGGCGAACGCCTCCGTGCCGGTGACGCGCTCATCGACGGTCCTCGCAACCCGCACGACATTCTGGAAGTTCTCGGCGAGCGCGCACTGCAGCAGTACCTCGTCAACGAGATTCAGGAAGTCTATCGGTTGCAGGGCGTTACCATCTCCGACAAGCACATCGAAACCATCGTTCGTCAGATGCTTCGCTGGGTGAAGATCGAAGATGTGGGCGACACCAGCTTCCTCGTCGATCAGCAGACGGACCGCTTCCGCTTCAATGCCGAGAACCAGCGCGTCCTGATGACTGGCGGACGTCCTGCAATCGGACGCTCGCTCCTACTCGGCATCACGAAGGCGTCGCTCTCGACCGACAGCTTCATTTCGGCCGCAAGCTTCCAGGAGACCACTCGCGTACTGACGGAAGCCAGCATCAACGGCTCCATCGACACGCTGCGCGGCCTCAAGGAGAACGTCATCGTAGGTCGCCTCATTCCCGCCGGTACCGGCATGGAGTACTACCGCAACGTCCAGCTCTCTCCAGAGCTAGAGGAAGCGGCAGCCCAGGTCCAGCAGGAAGTGACCGCAGCCATCGAAGCCGAAGAGCGCGAACTCGAGCAGATGCGCATGGAAGGCGAACAGGAAGAACTGGCCGCCGAGTAG
- the rpoB gene encoding DNA-directed RNA polymerase subunit beta: protein MSGQSNNSEMRAIRSRLDFSKIPTAIQIPNLIEVQRRSYERFLQMDKLPQEREDNGLQSVFTSVFPITDFRNVSELEFVDFSIGNWECKCGYLKGLNHLRTACTHCGHMVITDPFHPGDVLCNFCGTYNKNTPDFCTKCGDPVGLQLKYDQAECEERGMTYSAPLKVTIRLKIYDKDPETGVKSLRDMKEQEVFFGDIPLMSQNGTFIVNGTERVIVSQLHRSPGVFFETANNRTYFLGKIIPYRGSWVEFEYDQKNTLYVRIDRKRKFLGTIFLRALGLRTDEEILKTFYTVDTINVKDGKLNWKVVAEGTPTNLQGTRPAVAITVKGEELAPATRKISAHSLKGLRSHKVEQVEVETSEFDGAMTASDVVDLTTGELLYEANQELTADKLHKIQQSGVTSFEVFFPERDDVGNIITNTLRRDSVRKPEEALIEIYRKLRPGDPPTLDTATALFEGMFFDPRKYDFSRVGRLKFNIKLYENQEATGLDKRTLTPEDFYGTIRYLLKLRKNIGVVDDIDHLGNRRVRAVGELMENQFRIGLVRMERAIKEKMSVYQEMSTAMPHDLINAKPVMAAIREFFGSSQLSQFMDQTNPLSEITHKRRLSALGPGGLSRERAGFEVRDVHPTHYGRICPIETPEGPNIGLISSLSCFARINEYGFIESPYRRVKDGKALDYVSVVNAGESGLRQGDHLEINEARKLNEQLKKDKKRTMDLAPFSFYLSAWEEDRHTIAQANIELDDHLNIVQNVVDARRQGNFVLVNKSEVDYVDVSPKQLVSVAASLVPFLEHDDANRALMGANMQRQSVPLLVAEAPFVGTGMEGVTARDSGAVILAKRNGIVDSVDSERIIIRVEGEHHPTQLSREVGSDIYQLTKFKRSNQNTCINQKPIVRKGDRVLKGAVIADGPCTEQGELGLGRNVLVAFMPWRGYNFEDAILISEKLVREDYYTSIHIEEFEIEARDTKLGPEEITRDIPNVSEHALRDLDESGIIRIGAKIGHNDILVGKVTPKGETQLTPEEKLLRAIFGEKAGDVRDASLTCPPGIEGTVVDVRIFSRKGQEKDERAKQIEQEQVEKLERNLADEIRILTDERLKRLEAILGGKEVLADLHDERTNKKLLNKGDVLDRDTIELISTRNLKRIRYADKDPRVNEQIDEIEEMTSRQIDVLRKITNEKIGKMQKGDELAPGVIKMVKVYVAMKRKLSVGDKMAGRHGNKGVIARILPEEDMPYLPDGTPVEIVLNPLGVPSRMNVGQILETHLGWAAHELGKQVAEIAATHQSAAEVRELFKARFANTAALNQLLALDDEQTMRVAAGMKRGIWFGTAVFDGARETEIKALLKAAGLPSSGKSLLHDGMTGEEFEQPATVGYIYMLKLSHLVDDKIHARSIGPYSLITQQPLGGKAQFGGQRFGEMEVWALEAYGAAYILQELLTAKSDDVFGRTKIYEAIVKGEAAIEPGVPESFNVLIRELQSLCLDVELIKQADQKKVPLPAIAAAD from the coding sequence ATGTCTGGTCAGTCCAACAACAGCGAAATGCGCGCGATCCGCAGCCGTCTAGATTTTTCCAAGATCCCAACAGCCATTCAGATTCCCAACCTCATCGAGGTCCAGCGCCGCAGTTATGAGCGCTTCCTGCAGATGGATAAGCTCCCCCAGGAGCGCGAGGACAATGGTCTGCAATCGGTCTTCACCTCGGTGTTTCCTATCACCGACTTCCGCAACGTCTCCGAGCTTGAGTTCGTCGACTTCTCCATCGGCAACTGGGAGTGCAAGTGCGGCTACCTCAAAGGTCTGAACCACCTTCGCACGGCCTGCACCCATTGCGGCCACATGGTTATTACCGACCCGTTCCATCCGGGCGATGTGCTTTGCAACTTCTGCGGAACGTACAACAAGAACACGCCTGACTTCTGCACCAAGTGCGGCGACCCTGTCGGTCTGCAGTTGAAGTACGACCAAGCAGAGTGCGAAGAGCGCGGCATGACCTACTCGGCTCCGCTGAAGGTCACGATCCGGTTGAAGATCTACGACAAGGATCCGGAGACCGGCGTCAAGAGCCTGCGCGATATGAAGGAGCAGGAAGTCTTCTTCGGCGACATTCCTTTGATGTCGCAGAACGGCACCTTCATCGTCAACGGCACTGAGCGCGTTATCGTGTCACAGCTGCACCGTTCGCCTGGCGTCTTCTTCGAGACGGCGAACAACCGTACCTACTTCCTCGGCAAGATCATTCCGTACCGCGGCAGCTGGGTTGAATTCGAGTACGACCAGAAGAACACCCTGTACGTCCGCATCGACCGCAAGCGCAAGTTCCTCGGAACGATCTTCCTGCGTGCGCTTGGTCTGCGTACGGATGAAGAAATCCTCAAGACTTTCTATACGGTCGATACGATCAACGTGAAGGACGGCAAGCTGAACTGGAAGGTCGTCGCTGAAGGTACTCCGACGAACCTGCAGGGCACGCGTCCGGCTGTGGCAATCACGGTCAAGGGTGAAGAGCTTGCTCCGGCGACCCGCAAGATCTCTGCGCATTCGCTGAAGGGCCTGCGCAGCCACAAGGTCGAGCAGGTTGAGGTTGAGACCAGCGAGTTCGATGGCGCGATGACGGCTTCGGACGTCGTTGATCTGACCACGGGCGAGCTGCTCTATGAAGCCAACCAGGAGCTGACTGCCGATAAGCTGCACAAGATTCAGCAGTCGGGCGTCACCAGCTTTGAGGTCTTCTTCCCCGAGCGCGATGACGTAGGCAACATCATCACGAACACGTTGCGCCGTGACTCGGTTCGCAAGCCTGAAGAGGCGCTGATCGAGATCTACCGCAAGCTGCGTCCCGGCGACCCGCCGACGCTCGACACGGCGACTGCGCTCTTCGAAGGCATGTTCTTCGATCCGCGTAAGTACGACTTCTCGCGCGTAGGCCGTCTGAAGTTCAACATCAAGCTGTATGAGAATCAGGAGGCTACCGGGCTCGACAAGCGCACGCTGACGCCTGAGGACTTCTACGGCACGATCCGCTACCTGCTGAAGCTGCGCAAGAATATTGGCGTGGTGGACGACATCGATCACCTTGGCAACCGCCGCGTTCGCGCTGTCGGCGAGCTGATGGAAAATCAGTTCCGCATCGGCCTGGTCCGCATGGAGCGCGCGATCAAGGAAAAGATGTCGGTCTATCAGGAGATGTCGACGGCGATGCCGCATGACCTCATCAACGCGAAGCCTGTGATGGCCGCGATTCGTGAGTTCTTCGGCTCTTCGCAGCTGTCGCAGTTCATGGACCAGACCAACCCGCTCTCGGAGATTACGCACAAGCGCCGCCTGTCGGCCCTTGGGCCCGGTGGTCTGTCGCGTGAGCGCGCTGGCTTCGAAGTCCGCGACGTGCACCCGACGCACTATGGCCGTATCTGCCCGATTGAGACGCCGGAAGGTCCGAACATCGGTCTTATCTCGTCGCTGAGCTGCTTTGCGCGCATCAACGAGTACGGCTTCATTGAGAGCCCGTACCGCCGTGTGAAGGATGGCAAGGCTCTGGACTATGTTTCCGTGGTCAACGCCGGTGAGTCCGGTCTGCGCCAGGGCGATCACCTCGAGATCAACGAGGCCCGCAAGCTGAATGAGCAGCTGAAGAAGGACAAGAAGCGCACCATGGATCTTGCTCCGTTCAGCTTCTACCTCTCGGCATGGGAAGAGGATCGCCACACGATCGCGCAGGCGAACATCGAGCTCGACGACCACCTGAACATCGTGCAGAATGTTGTCGACGCTCGCCGTCAGGGCAACTTCGTGCTCGTCAACAAGTCCGAAGTGGACTACGTTGACGTTTCGCCGAAGCAGCTTGTGTCGGTCGCCGCTTCGCTCGTTCCGTTCCTTGAGCATGACGACGCGAACCGCGCACTGATGGGCGCGAACATGCAGCGTCAGTCGGTTCCTCTGCTGGTTGCAGAGGCTCCGTTTGTCGGTACCGGTATGGAAGGCGTTACTGCTCGCGACTCGGGCGCCGTCATTCTGGCCAAGCGTAACGGCATCGTGGACTCGGTTGACTCGGAGCGCATCATCATCCGCGTTGAAGGCGAGCATCACCCCACGCAGCTGTCGCGTGAGGTTGGCTCGGACATCTACCAGCTCACGAAGTTCAAGCGTTCGAACCAGAACACCTGCATCAACCAAAAGCCGATCGTTCGCAAGGGTGATCGCGTTCTGAAGGGTGCCGTCATTGCTGACGGTCCTTGCACGGAGCAGGGCGAACTCGGTCTCGGTCGTAACGTGCTGGTGGCCTTCATGCCTTGGCGCGGTTACAACTTCGAGGACGCGATCCTCATCTCGGAAAAGCTGGTCCGCGAGGACTACTACACCTCGATCCACATCGAGGAGTTCGAGATCGAAGCGCGCGACACGAAGCTTGGGCCGGAAGAGATCACGCGTGATATTCCGAACGTCAGCGAGCACGCACTGCGTGACCTTGATGAGTCGGGCATCATCCGTATCGGCGCGAAGATCGGCCACAACGACATCCTCGTCGGCAAGGTAACGCCGAAGGGCGAGACGCAGTTGACGCCGGAAGAGAAGCTGCTCCGCGCCATCTTCGGTGAGAAGGCCGGCGACGTTCGCGACGCTTCGCTGACGTGCCCCCCGGGTATCGAGGGTACGGTGGTTGACGTTCGCATCTTCTCCCGCAAGGGTCAGGAGAAGGACGAGCGCGCCAAGCAGATCGAGCAGGAGCAGGTTGAGAAGCTCGAACGCAACCTGGCCGATGAGATTCGTATTCTTACGGACGAGCGTCTGAAGCGTCTTGAAGCGATTCTGGGCGGCAAGGAAGTTCTTGCTGACCTGCATGACGAGCGTACGAACAAGAAGCTGCTCAACAAGGGCGACGTTCTTGATCGCGACACAATTGAGCTGATCAGCACCCGTAACCTCAAGCGCATTCGCTATGCTGACAAGGACCCCCGCGTCAACGAGCAGATCGATGAGATCGAGGAGATGACCTCACGCCAGATCGACGTTCTGCGCAAGATCACGAACGAGAAGATCGGCAAGATGCAGAAGGGCGATGAACTCGCACCGGGCGTCATCAAGATGGTCAAGGTCTACGTTGCCATGAAGCGCAAGCTTTCGGTTGGCGACAAGATGGCCGGTCGCCACGGTAACAAGGGCGTCATCGCGCGCATTCTGCCCGAGGAAGATATGCCGTACCTTCCGGACGGAACGCCTGTCGAGATCGTTCTGAACCCGCTCGGCGTGCCTTCTCGTATGAACGTCGGTCAGATTCTTGAGACGCACCTCGGTTGGGCTGCGCACGAGCTTGGTAAGCAGGTCGCCGAGATCGCTGCAACGCATCAGTCGGCTGCGGAGGTTCGTGAGCTGTTCAAGGCGCGCTTTGCCAACACAGCTGCTCTGAACCAGCTTCTTGCACTCGACGACGAGCAGACGATGCGCGTCGCGGCAGGTATGAAGCGCGGTATCTGGTTCGGCACGGCAGTGTTCGACGGTGCACGCGAGACCGAGATCAAGGCGCTTCTGAAGGCCGCTGGTCTTCCCAGCTCCGGCAAGTCGCTGTTGCACGATGGCATGACGGGCGAAGAGTTCGAACAGCCCGCTACCGTTGGCTACATCTACATGCTCAAGCTGTCGCACCTTGTCGACGACAAGATTCACGCTCGTTCGATCGGGCCGTACTCGCTCATCACCCAGCAGCCGCTGGGCGGTAAGGCGCAGTTCGGCGGACAGCGCTTCGGTGAGATGGAAGTCTGGGCCCTTGAAGCATACGGCGCAGCTTACATCCTGCAGGAGCTGCTCACTGCTAAGTCCGATGACGTCTTTGGCCGTACGAAGATCTACGAGGCCATCGTCAAAGGCGAAGCTGCTATCGAGCCTGGTGTGCCTGAGTCGTTCAACGTGCTCATCCGCGAGCTCCAGTCGCTCTGCCTTGATGTTGAACTCATCAAGCAGGCCGACCAGAAGAAGGTACCGCTGCCTGCAATTGCAGCAGCCGACTAA
- a CDS encoding TonB family protein, with translation MRKVIVAALALSPILLHAQANSPAQPQSTSSPTLQSKLVRPAEFGNSTATNSSPTHLAVSTGVVAPKLIYSISIASDSDLAWRLTGTDRIVVVGMNVDAHGKPTDLQIVRSAGEDMDKNVLAAVSQYRFKPGTLNHQPTTVPVNLEIVMHNPAR, from the coding sequence ATGCGTAAAGTAATTGTGGCCGCACTCGCCCTCTCACCCATTCTGCTTCACGCTCAGGCAAATTCGCCTGCCCAGCCCCAGTCGACAAGCTCGCCCACGCTGCAGTCCAAGCTTGTTCGGCCGGCCGAATTCGGCAATTCCACTGCTACGAATAGCAGCCCCACACATCTCGCTGTTTCAACCGGCGTCGTGGCTCCCAAGTTGATCTACAGCATCTCGATCGCTTCTGATTCGGACTTGGCGTGGAGATTGACTGGCACCGACAGAATCGTTGTCGTCGGAATGAATGTTGACGCACACGGTAAACCGACGGATCTGCAGATCGTTCGTTCAGCTGGTGAGGATATGGATAAGAATGTCCTGGCAGCGGTCAGCCAGTATCGCTTCAAGCCCGGCACTCTGAACCATCAACCTACGACAGTTCCAGTAAACTTGGAAATTGTCATGCACAACCCGGCTCGGTAA